The following is a genomic window from Archangium lipolyticum.
GGCGATGATGGCGGTGACGAACGGGGTGAGCCAGGCCAGGTCCGCCACCACTCCGAGCGGGAGGATGGCCAGGTAGGCGCGCACCATGGCGCGCGGCAGGACGTCGTACTGGAGCGGAATGGGAGTGTTCTTGATGCGCTCGCACGCCCCGAGGATGTTCGTCAGCTCCGTGAGGGTCCGGTCGAGCACCACCAGGCGGAACACGTCGTCCGAGCCCTGGTGCTGGCCGTAGACGCGGCGCAGCCGGGTGGCCACCCAGATGAGGATGGCCGAGGGCACGTTCTTCTCCTCCCGCAGCGCCTCCAGCACGTTGGCGCGGAAGAAGGGGGTGATCTCCGGAAAGGGATCCTGCCGGCGCAGATGGCAGCGCAAGGCGTTCACGAAGCCTATCTGGGCGTACACCAGCTCGCGCTCGTCCTCGGTGATGGACTGGCCAGGGCCCTTGTACCGGCCCTGGTTCTCGCGCGCCGTCTGCTGCGTCTCGAGCGTGGCCACCAGAGCCCGCCGCTCGGGGCTCCCCCTGTTGAGTGCCTTTCCGTAGCGGTCCCGCACGGCGCCATCGTTGGCCACGAGCTCGGCGATGCCCCGCACCGTCGCCGCCGGCGCCACCGCGGTGCGCAGCAACGGCGACGAGGCGCTCTGCATCAAGGAGGGCTCCTCGGCGCCCGTCACCTCCGTCCGGGGCAGGAAGGTGAGCACCTGACGGGCGAAGGAGCGCGACATGTTCACCAGCGAGCCCCAGAGCGTGCGCGCCTCCCACCAGCGGTCGTAGGCGGAGTTGTTGCGGAAGGCGAGCAGCACGCCGATGGCCGCGGCGAGCACCGTCACGGGCAGCGCGGGCACCGCCATCCACCAAGCGCCGAGCAACTGGTGGGCGACGACGACGCCGAAGGCGAGCACCACGTGTATCAACACCGGCCGGCCCGTGTATTTGAGGACGATGTTCCAGGACAGCTTACCACCGACGATCATCGCGAGGCGATCCTCCCACCTCGTCACGTACTGGAGCGCTGTCCAGGGCGCGATGGAGATTGCGTCGTTCCGCGGACGGCTGTCAGGGAGCGGACGTGGGAGAGCCATCGGGGGCACGGCCTGATAGGCTGCCTCCTACCGCACCGCCGATGCGGTCCGTCCCCCCCGAGACCCGGCCCTCATGACCGAATCGACTCCGAACGCGCCTCCGCGCCGCGCCGCGCTGGCCTTCATCTTCATCACCGTCATGCTCGACATCCTGGCCATGGGGATGATCACCCCCGTGTTGCCGAAGCTGATCGTCGGCCTGCAGGGCAATGACACCGCGCGCGCGGCCGCGATCTTCGGCCTGTTCTCCACCGTCTGGGAGCTGATGCAGTTCCTCTTCTCGCCGATGCTCGGCGTGCTCTCGGATCGCTACGGCCGCCGGCCCGTCATCCTCCTGTCCAACCTCGGGTTGGGGCTCGACTACATCCTCATGGCGCTCGCGCCCAACCTGGGCTGGCTGTTCGTGGGCCGCGTCATCTCGGGCGTCACCTCGGCGAGCATCGCCACCGCCAATGCCTACATCGCGGACGTGACGCCTCCGGAGAAGCGCGCCGCCAGCTTCGGCCTGCTCGGGGCCGCGTTCGGCGTCGGCTTCGTGATCGGCCCCGCCGTCGGCGGTGTGTTGAGCGACGTGGATCCCCACCTGCCCTTCTGGGTCGCGGCGGGGTTGAGTCTCGCCAACGCCCTGTACGGGCTCTTCGTCCTCCCCGAGTCCCTGCCCCCCGAGGCCCGCATGGGCTTCCAGTGGCAGCGCGCCAATCCCGTGGGCTCCATGGGGCTGCTGCGCTCGCACCCCGAGCTGTTCGGGCTCTCCCTCGTCAACTTCCTCTACAACCTCGCCCATGTCTCCCTGCCCAGCGTGTTCGTGCTGTACGCGAGCTACCGCTACGGCTGGAGCGAGCGCACCGTCGGGCTGTCCCTCGCGGGCATCGGCGTGTGCTCCATGATCGTCCAGGCGGGACTGATGCGGCCCATCGTCTCGCGCCTCGGGGAGCGGCGCACCATGCTCCTCGGGCTCTGGTTCGGCGCCGCGGGTTTCGCCATCTACGGCCTGGCTCCGACCGGCTTCGTCTTCTGCCTCGGCATCCCGGTGATCGGTCTCTGGGGTCTCTTCGGCCCGGCCGCCCAGGGCATCATGACCCGCCGCGTGAGCCCCTCCGAGCAGGGCCAGTTCCAGGGCGCGCTCGCCAGTGTCATGGGGATCGCCGGGACGCTCGGCCCCGGGCTCTTCACGTTGCTCTTCGCGCGTGCCATCGACCCCCAGCGGGCCTGGAACCAGCCCGGAGCCCCCTTCCTGCTCGCCTCGGTGCTGTTGGCCTTCGGTCTCGTCCTCGCCTGGCGCGCCACCCGCTCACACCCGGAAGCCGCCACCGCCTCCACCCCGGGAGTTGCTCCATGATCGCCCCCGTTCCCACCCCGCCCTCCTCCGCTCGCGGTGAGCCGTCCCTCGCGCTCCCCCGCTCCTTCTGGAAGGACTTCGCCCGGAAGTATTGGGACCGCGAGCCAACCGTCCTCCAGCACCCCTTCGGGGCCCACTTCCCCACCTCGGGGGAGATCTTCGAGGCGCTCGTGGAGACGGGCGAGCGCATCCGCCGCGGCGAGTTCGCCCAGCCCCTGCGCTTCTACATCGAGCACCCGGATGGCCCCGGCGGGCTGCCGTACTACTCGACGCTCTTCAACCTCTCCCAGCACCTGCCCCGGCGCGAGGACGGAAGCCTCGAGGGCTGGATGGCCCGCCTGGACTCGCTGCTCGGCGGCAAGCGCTTCGGCATCGTGCTCAACCGCGCCCAGTGCTTCCAGTGGAACCACTGGCTGCAGATGAAGAGCTTCCTGTCCGGCTTCCATGAGGCGCTCGGCGTGCCCCTGGGCGGCAGCGACTCGTGCGTCTTCCTCGGCAACTACCTCTACACGCCCTTCGGCATCCACAAGGACGACCTGCACGTCTTCTACTTCGTCATCGAGGGCGAGAAGACCATGAGCCTGTGGCCCTTCGACGCGCTCACCGGCCGCCCCGAGGTCCCCAAGGATGACCCCCAGCTCATCCACAAAACAGGGTTGATCTACCTGGCCGACAAGGAGGACGAGCGGCAACTGCTCTCCCAGGCCCTCACCTTGAAGGGGTCTCCGGGCGACGTCCTGTACTGGCCCGCCTCCTACTGGCACCGCGCCGAGCCCACCCGGGGGCTGATGATCAGCGCGTCACTCGGGGTGAGCTTCCGTCCTCCGCAGTTCGCCAGCATGGCGCCCCCGCACGCCTGGCCCGAGCGTCTGCGCCACACCGAGCTGCCCGGCGGGCCGCGCTGGCAGGTGCCCGCTCCCGTGCGCAACTCCGTCCAGCAGCGCTCCCGGCGCAAGAACCTGCTCGCCGCCGAGAGCGAGAGCACCTCCGAGTGGGTCCGCTTCCTCACCGGTGGAGCCCTGGACGGCCCCCCACCCGAGGCGAAGGAGCAACCCCTCTCGCCCGGGGATTGGATTCGCGCCACGCCCGAGCGGCCCATCGTCGGCGTCCCGTTGCCAGACGGGCGGCTGCTGGTGTCCGCCAACGGCCGCTCCACCACGCTCCCCCCCGCGCCCGCGGTGCGCCGCCGCCTCGAGAAGCTCCTGATGTCCCTCAACGGAGCCAAGCCCCAACAGGTGGAGGCGCTCGAGGACGCCTTCTTCACCCGGCTGACGGCACGCGCCTTCAACAAGCGCGCCTTCCGCTCGCTGCTCGATGACCTCGTGCGCTGGCGTGCGCTCCAGCGCTGCGAGCCGCCCAGGAGCCGCCGCTGAGCCTCATCCCCCCAGCAGCGGGGGAAAGAAGAGGGTCGGAGTGCCGCACCCTTCCGCGGTGGGGAAGAACGTCAGGTCCGACCCGACGCCCCGCAGCGCGCGGAACGTCTCCAGCACGGGCAGGCTCAGGTCCACCGGAGCCACCCGGCGCACGCGCTGGCCCGCACGCACCTCCCAGCCCCCGGCCAACAGCGTCACCGTCCCCGGGCGCGGCATCGTGGTGAACGTCTCCACGCGCGCCACCAGCTCCGTGTAGTGCTCGGGGAGCGCATCGCCCCGCGGCACCACGAAGAGGTTGACCGCAGAGGGAGCCGGAGGCGCGTCCTCGAAGCGCAGGCCCCGGCCGTTCGACTCCACCCCGAGCCGTGCCGCGCTCGCCGCCGAGTGGAGGAACCCCTGCAACCGGCCCTCGTCGATGAGCCGCAGCGGGCGCGTGGGCGTGCCCTCGTCGTCCGCGCTCCGCCACCGCGTGCCGAGCGGATGGAGCGGCACGTCCTCGACGCACAGCACCGAGGGAAAGGGCTTCTTCCCCACCGCTCGCGCGAGGGCGGGAAGGGAGGCCGCCACGTCGCCTCGCAACATCCAGCCCAGCGCCGCGACGAGCGGGGCCGCGACGGCGGGCCGCAAGACGAGGGGCAGGGCCGGCTCCACCGCTCCGGCAGGCCCCTCCAGCGCCTCGACGTCCCCGGCGAGCCGGGCCCGGAGGGAAGCCAGGTCCCAGTCGTCTCCTCGCCGGGAAGCAACGGCGTCGACCACGGCCCCACGCGAGGTCTCGCAACGCACGAAGGCTTCCTCCCGCTCGTGGGCCGCCTCCTGGAAGCCCCCCTCGCCGCGCAGGAGCGCGGTCCACGTCTCGGACCGGGCGAGCACCATGGCCTGCACCACGACGCCGGGAGGAACCACCATCCGGGTGAGCCGCGCCGCCTGCTCCCGCATCCGCTCGCTCGACAGCCCGGCGAGCGGAGGTGACGCGGGTCCGGCCAGCTCTCCCACCACCGGCGGAGGCGGGGAGCCGGTGCCCATCCGCCGCACCGCCAGCTCCAGCACGCGCCCGAGGCCCTCGGACCCGCCCAGGGGCAGCACCGCGTGCCCGGAGCGCTCGCCCTCCCACACCCTCGCGGCCACCGACAGGGACTCGCCCTGGCTGATGGTGGAGGAACCGGTGCCCACCTCGTACTCCAGCGACAGCCTACGGCCCGCGGAGAGGAAGAGCTCGGCCGTGATGGAGGGCAACCTCCGCGTGAAGGCTTCCAGCTCCGCCCGGGCCGCATCCGTCAGGGCGCGCGGGTCCATCCCCGCCTCACTGGTGCTCACCCGCATCCTCGCTCTCCAGACCCACCGGGACGGCACCCATCATGCCCCATTCCCCCTGCCCACCGGAGGAGGCGCCGGCCAGGGGGGCTCGTCCCGGAGAGCGCGCACGGAATGATAGAAAGCGGGGAGGAGGCACACCGTCTTGCTGGATTGCTTCGTGGAGCGGCGCGAGGTCACCGAGGTCGTCCATCAACGCTCGGGGTTGCGCGTGCAGGCTCCCACCTGCGAGCGCGGCCATGCCCTCCGCCAGGAGGTGTCCGGAGGCCTCGAGCAGGTGTGGACGGAGGTGGCCGACGGAGCACTCCCGCCCGGAGCCCTCCCCTCGGAGCTGCTGGCCCCGGCGCGCGAACTGCTCACCCCCGAGCCCTCGCCACCGGACGCCACCGGGCTGGTGGAGGTGGTGCGGAGGCTCGTGGACGTGGCCCGGGCGGAGGGCGCGGCGCACCTGGATGTGCTGCTTCGCGAGGTGGATCAACGCACCCTCCTCGCCAACGCGTCCCGCTTGGTCGCGGATCATCGGCACCATGCCCTGATCGAGCTGAAGGTGTACCGCGCCCATGACGGAGGAATGGCGGAGCTCTGGCGCTGCGCGGCCTACGCGGACGGCGCGCGGCTGAGCGCGGCCCTGCCGGAGCTCGAGTCGCTGGTGGGCCGGATGGCACAGCTGCTGCGCGAGGGTACGCCCACCGTGCCATGCCCCA
Proteins encoded in this region:
- a CDS encoding cupin-like domain-containing protein, encoding MIAPVPTPPSSARGEPSLALPRSFWKDFARKYWDREPTVLQHPFGAHFPTSGEIFEALVETGERIRRGEFAQPLRFYIEHPDGPGGLPYYSTLFNLSQHLPRREDGSLEGWMARLDSLLGGKRFGIVLNRAQCFQWNHWLQMKSFLSGFHEALGVPLGGSDSCVFLGNYLYTPFGIHKDDLHVFYFVIEGEKTMSLWPFDALTGRPEVPKDDPQLIHKTGLIYLADKEDERQLLSQALTLKGSPGDVLYWPASYWHRAEPTRGLMISASLGVSFRPPQFASMAPPHAWPERLRHTELPGGPRWQVPAPVRNSVQQRSRRKNLLAAESESTSEWVRFLTGGALDGPPPEAKEQPLSPGDWIRATPERPIVGVPLPDGRLLVSANGRSTTLPPAPAVRRRLEKLLMSLNGAKPQQVEALEDAFFTRLTARAFNKRAFRSLLDDLVRWRALQRCEPPRSRR
- a CDS encoding TCR/Tet family MFS transporter, which gives rise to MTESTPNAPPRRAALAFIFITVMLDILAMGMITPVLPKLIVGLQGNDTARAAAIFGLFSTVWELMQFLFSPMLGVLSDRYGRRPVILLSNLGLGLDYILMALAPNLGWLFVGRVISGVTSASIATANAYIADVTPPEKRAASFGLLGAAFGVGFVIGPAVGGVLSDVDPHLPFWVAAGLSLANALYGLFVLPESLPPEARMGFQWQRANPVGSMGLLRSHPELFGLSLVNFLYNLAHVSLPSVFVLYASYRYGWSERTVGLSLAGIGVCSMIVQAGLMRPIVSRLGERRTMLLGLWFGAAGFAIYGLAPTGFVFCLGIPVIGLWGLFGPAAQGIMTRRVSPSEQGQFQGALASVMGIAGTLGPGLFTLLFARAIDPQRAWNQPGAPFLLASVLLAFGLVLAWRATRSHPEAATASTPGVAP
- a CDS encoding bestrophin family protein — protein: MIVGGKLSWNIVLKYTGRPVLIHVVLAFGVVVAHQLLGAWWMAVPALPVTVLAAAIGVLLAFRNNSAYDRWWEARTLWGSLVNMSRSFARQVLTFLPRTEVTGAEEPSLMQSASSPLLRTAVAPAATVRGIAELVANDGAVRDRYGKALNRGSPERRALVATLETQQTARENQGRYKGPGQSITEDERELVYAQIGFVNALRCHLRRQDPFPEITPFFRANVLEALREEKNVPSAILIWVATRLRRVYGQHQGSDDVFRLVVLDRTLTELTNILGACERIKNTPIPLQYDVLPRAMVRAYLAILPLGVVADLAWLTPFVTAIIAFLFIAMDSVGRDVETPFEDGVSDTPMTALCRTIEINLRQMLGETELPSPLQPVDGLLY
- a CDS encoding metallopeptidase TldD-related protein, yielding MRVSTSEAGMDPRALTDAARAELEAFTRRLPSITAELFLSAGRRLSLEYEVGTGSSTISQGESLSVAARVWEGERSGHAVLPLGGSEGLGRVLELAVRRMGTGSPPPPVVGELAGPASPPLAGLSSERMREQAARLTRMVVPPGVVVQAMVLARSETWTALLRGEGGFQEAAHEREEAFVRCETSRGAVVDAVASRRGDDWDLASLRARLAGDVEALEGPAGAVEPALPLVLRPAVAAPLVAALGWMLRGDVAASLPALARAVGKKPFPSVLCVEDVPLHPLGTRWRSADDEGTPTRPLRLIDEGRLQGFLHSAASAARLGVESNGRGLRFEDAPPAPSAVNLFVVPRGDALPEHYTELVARVETFTTMPRPGTVTLLAGGWEVRAGQRVRRVAPVDLSLPVLETFRALRGVGSDLTFFPTAEGCGTPTLFFPPLLGG